One window from the genome of Dermacentor silvarum isolate Dsil-2018 chromosome 7, BIME_Dsil_1.4, whole genome shotgun sequence encodes:
- the LOC119459345 gene encoding uncharacterized protein LOC119459345, producing MVIVAAVHAATHPAAVMELVHDHVSQPVNRAFNNIDEVLDLWISAHDPAHDADRNNVAVSHTFSELVFTTLRKFSTAVTLQFACERAAFEEISCEAYERFQRFLYKTPSRSQPAQTPTDHAIAASQHALLAFLLAAQCVQRYYCSLLADVMKFYLACTETPKARRSPSASAASAVLQSQELPNDPCCSKD from the exons ATGGTCATCGTGGCTGCGGTCCACGCGGCCACACATCCTGCTGCCGTCATGGAACTTGTGCACGATCACGTGTCGCAGCCTGTCAACCGTGCCTTCAATAACATAGACGAGGTCCTCGACTTG TGGATCTCTGCACACGACCCAGCCCACGATGCCGATCGCAACAATGTGGCCGTTTCTCACACATTTAGCGAGTTGGTTTTCACCACACTGCGCAAGTTCAGCACCGCAGTAACACTACAGTTCGCTTGCGAACGCGCCGCCTTTGAGGAGATCTCGTGCGAGGCCTACGAGCGCTTTCAGCGCTTCCTGTACAAAACGCCTTCTCGCTCTCAGCCAGCGCAG ACTCCTACGGACCACGCCATCGCCGCTTCGCAGCatgctctgctggctttcctcctCGCTGCCCAGTGTGTTCAACGTTATTACTGCTCTCTTCTCGCCGACGTCATGAAATTCTACCTTGCCTGCACCGAAACTCCT AAGGCCCGCCGGTCACCGTCAGCCTCCGCCGCTTCGGCAGTCCTACAGTCTCAAGAGCTGCCCAACGATCCTTGCTGTAGCAAGGACTAG